The DNA region CGGCTTCGGGCTACATCGAATCGTTCAGCATCGTGTACGAGGACCGCAAGGGACACCTGCTCGCGGAACCGGTGGTGATCGTGCAAGTGGCCTTCGCCGACGTCGTCGGTTCGATCTTCGGCCGCCTGGACGTGAAGGAAGGCGACGAGTTCGGCATCGGCGATCCGGTCGTGTTGGTCAAGAGCAAGAAGATTAACGGTCCGGACGACGTGAAGTTCCGCCTGCGGAAATAAACGCCATTAAATTGAAACGGCCCGGGGCGCAGGCTCCGGGCCGTTCTTTTTACGGATGGATTACTCGACCTGCCGTGGCTCGACGACCGTCTTGACGAAATCGACGATCTCCTGGATCGGGGTGCCGGGGGTAAACAACGCGGCCACACCCTTCTCTTTCAGCCCCGCGATGTCGACCTCGGGAATGATCCCGCCGCCGAACACGATGATGTCGCCGGCCCCTTTTTCTTGCAGCAGGCGGATCACCTCGGGAAACAGATAATTGTGGGCGCCGGAAAGAATGGAAAGCCCGACGGCGTCGACGTCTTCCTGGATGGCGGTATTGACGATCATTTCCGGCGTCTGATGCAGGCCGGTATAAATGACTTCGTAGCCGGCATCGCGCAAAGCGCGCGCGACGATCTTGGCGCCGCGGTCGTGTCCGTCCAGGCCCGGCTTGCCGATTAATATGCGGATTTTGCGATTCATCGCACCC from Myxococcales bacterium includes:
- a CDS encoding cobalamin B12-binding domain-containing protein, with the translated sequence MNRKIRILIGKPGLDGHDRGAKIVARALRDAGYEVIYTGLHQTPEMIVNTAIQEDVDAVGLSILSGAHNYLFPEVIRLLQEKGAGDIIVFGGGIIPEVDIAGLKEKGVAALFTPGTPIQEIVDFVKTVVEPRQVE